The Danio rerio strain Tuebingen ecotype United States chromosome 20, GRCz12tu, whole genome shotgun sequence genome contains the following window.
atAATGAGAAAAATAATTTCCCTAATAGAACTCCATATGAAATTATTTGAATCCAATATTTAAAATCTCATTTTTAAGATATTAAGCATAAATGAATGTCTCAGTGGAGTGCTTCTTCCTGAAAACAGACAAAAAttcattcaatatattatattgaAAAAGATCCTCTTTAGTCctctaaaatataatatttcagTCACTTTTGGTAAAGCACTCTGCATTAATACAGCCTCATAAATATTACATTGAAATCTACAGGTTTTCTTGTAAAAGTGAAGACCTCTTTTGGGTTTTACTCACCATAAATATTTCTTTGAccaattaaaatatgtataatatgGGTAAccagaaataacaaacttcacTGGAATATTTTCTTACCCTTTTGCTTTGCTACATTTGCATTTCATTAACCTCTTAAAACATTACTGTTATAATTAGAAATAAACTCATTAAATTCAGCATAATACTCCTTAAAACAGCAATTCAGCATTAAAAAAACCTGTTGCTGCAAACGTATTTAccgatgttttttttaatttatctatACTGTAGCGAGCACACGAATGCCACGTCGCGTTGGTCGCAGATCCACCCCAGCTGGATCATCATTAacaccggatcgctcacagctggaacTCATCAGAAGGAGAGGCATATAAGACAAGCCCACGCCAGaggaagatgagcttcattccactaatgactccctgcgctaatgcttgtctcgccacagcagactccagctcgtgacaatccctcacccgactactcactgtccttcacctacttcccggagcaccagagcacctcacctcgAAGAAGAGCACCGTTTGCACACctttcactttgtaaataaagcaccctccggggacttgtctgtaaacttatccaactgtgtcgctgttttccctctgcctcggtACAATACCAATTTCCATCAGCATTAAGATTAATTTGTTTCCCTTTTGCCTTTTTAACTCTTGTATAATTTCTTTGTAGTAAATACGTCAAATTGTAATTAGTTTTATCCATatctataaaaaaatgtaattgtcgtGAATTGCAAATTGTTGAACTTTTTCATAATTTAGTGATCaggtgggttaaaaaaaaaaaaccttaaactaACTTAAAGTATGGCATATCCTTGCTGCTGTAAATGTAACAAACCACAAGATGGCCCTGTTTTAAACACTCAGAGacttttagggctctattttgacggtccatgtgcaaaaCGGAAAGTGCAGTgtgcaaacgcattcagggcatgtcagaatccatatttgctcatttaaggacgggaaaatccactttgcgccatgacgcatggtctaaaagtgttgagtttattttcttaatgagttatagctgtgttttgagaataaaccaatcagagtctcatcttccattccctttaagagccttgcatcgccataagcgcatttgctatttatatgatgtaaagtaagtggaagtggaaaaactgagggctctattttgacggtccatgcgcaaagcgcaaaacgcagggtgcaaacaCTTTCAAGGCGTTTCAGAATGCAGTTTtactaatataaggatggaaaaatccgctctgctccgtggcgcatggtctaaaaggcttgagtttattttcttaatgagttataggtgtgttttgagaataaaccaatcagagtatcatctcccattccctttaagagccagttgcgtcgtgccataaacgcatttgctatttacatgacgtaaagtatgaaaaacctttacgcacaaatatcaattagcctgtaaataattattttcatttaagtgcaaatatttgtttcaaaactatttctaaattcagttctaatttccagcaaacaaataaatgaacaataattacgaagtgtgctcaaaaacctgatttatatcctaaaacacttgctgtgccccatatggtctaaaacctgacaggtgggcaaatttaagcttgtttttattaaaacaaatataaatatggatataataaataatactgctactaataataacattatacaaaagcaatttgttatgaattaactgaaaaagcctcccgagatgaagaaggcataaaagcagtggtttttcatattcatctaggctagaaaataatatgttttgtaatattttaatcctttatttttttatcctatatatattcttattatattttatatatatccttaatattagagtattgctctacatcttgtgtctattaagcagtgtgtaagcgaggtgcaactctgcgctggagttcagaccaggtttgttttggtctaatgaaaaatctattatagtttctcaaaacagcaacgcgccagcaatgcacctcagaacgccttactttttagaccagaacgcctatgggcgcacatatgaacactaatgcatttgctatttaaagagcgtggcgcaacgcctcaaaaccactcttgcgccaagcagaaactagcaaacaagtattgcgtcgcgctttgcgccacattgcgccgggtgtatgatagggccctttatctTTATCTAATTTAATTAGGAAGAAAAGCTTAAGGAGAGGTTGTCCAATCCTGTACATGCAGTATGtcagaaataatatttttaaaaagcactacCAAGTATATTTTTTTAGAATATACTTTTGTTAAAAAATTTTATTGCAAAAACATGTCAGAAATTTACATTGAGTAATAAGATAATATCCATCATACATGTAATTTGACTTAGAGGTTCCAATATAATAAAGAAAGGGTTCCAGGTCCGGTAAAATAGAAAAAGGTTTGTTCATCAAAGCTGTGGAGAAAGCTTCAAGTAAGATTATGTTGTAGACTGCAAGCAGCCAATTATTTAAACTGGGGGGTTCTTCAATAATCAACTTTACAAGAGTAAATTTCCGAGCAAAGTAAACCAAAATATGCAGAAGGTCTCTGTTTCAGAAACTATTAGGTATATCATCATTGAGACCCAGTAAGCAAGTCCCTTGCTCCCAATCGAAATGTGCATTTAAAGATGGCGTTGAGCTGCAGTCTAATCCAGTCCCAGAACTGCTGTAAGagaacaactccacaaacaatgATAGAATGATCCgtcaaatcaaatcaggcctttatttgtcacacacACTTTCGTATAGTGAAATTGAACTCCCctgaccatacacaaacatcacaattttcaggagaagacaggtcacaggaggtagcatttagaaaaggAAGTAAAATACATCAGGAGAGTCAGGCAAAAAATACCCTCTCACCTTGCTCTTGAATTGGATTAGCTGGcgttttgaatctgctgctatgtTAACATAGaaatatacactagatatcgcatagggaccctgagcatgcgtcaatagcgccgccacattggtacggtgctcccaggacaaatgtcattcaaccgcacttgtcaagacagtgttattacgtgaagatgctggactatAGCGcagtctacgggtgtagtaaagagcaaacaaagaaaacaaagcacaaaggcagaacatttcataggtaagattaagttttttctgtttttgtatgttctgaacttttgtgctaatcaggtaacgttattgatgataatacagtcacttactgtatTCACTATAagtcaaagtagctccaactcgaactaaacactcggcttatgctagttttgttgaataaaatcagcaaacaatgcaaaagaaatatgacaacgagatgctgcgctgccagaaacttgtattattgtctgcTAGTGAGTCTttcataacagagattcattcacaaacgaatcgctccctccgtcagtatgagaagtgaaagcaggagaggagctgtgtttcaggacacggaatagatcaaatttaacagggagggtggatagtacatttctgtacacaataacacaagctttttgtcaggagtgccagtgcggtcactgatccatcaatgtagaaaagtgatgtaaaattataattttcgcaattaaaaaaaaattgcatactaacatccaggaaaactcccgatcatagatatatgtgtatatgtgtatatctctggctttggaggCCACAGTCCTacactgtaccttggtcctgcattcatttcaaaggagcactaccctgtttcaaaatggcggctctattgacacattcctttcaatagacaacaacagggtaggcgacatctaatgtatatatctatgctatGTTAATACATAAGCATTTGTAGCCCTGTccactttttaaaagagggcatGGAAGcacaatttcatttgaatttaaagtgacagtcacaaAATGCCAAAGCCTTAAAGGGGCAGTTTCGAAGAGTTTTTGTGGAGTTttggagctgaaacttcacatacacacccTAGGGACATTAGAAACttaggcccaatctcaattctaccccttagcgcTTCCCCTTACCCCTTGTTTTACGCAATCATATGAAttgggtgtcccaattctcttttgcTTGAAGGCTAAGGAGAATGACTAGAtggcccttgaaactgagatttttcaggaccacacttaaaaccaaggggtaagattatttcccagaatacaccagccgcaacagcagcatggctgcacacagaaGTCATGAGATGCAcgaattagtattttttgtcattattatgaatttttacaacaaacaatcaaatgttttaatacattcataaccgcattcatgttttaatgtcatgctttaaaaaaatgctaaaataaaaaactatctAAAATCCCTAATAATAACCACTCAACCACTcaatgacacttgaataccctgtcagtaaagtAGTGGCTGGGGAAATTTTACAGTCTCTGGTAtgatgttgttttcgtgtgtttacatggaTAAATATGGCCATGCttaatgcacagtacagttttgaGCTTGCCACTTTATATCTTCATGATAACATACCATATGCCTTCAGCAATTTCTTGAAGATGAATACCAAAAATTAACACAACTGGAATCTTTATAGCAGTCGCTATTGTCGATCTCAATTGAAGCAAGAGAATATGATGACAAATTATGACGTATGCAGGTTTTGTAGTGGTGTCCTATTTCTTAGCAATGAAAATTTGAAGGGGAAAGGGTACAAAATAGACTGGGGATCGGGCCTTATTTTACGTCTTGTAATACGGCACATAACAAGTCCCCTTTACCGAAAACAGCTTTTTTTGGTCCTTTGTAAATGAACAGTAAATCAATTCGAAAAtaccatgtttttaaaaagcttttccACAAACTAAGACTACTTAAATATAAGAAgcctttttatataaatatttttatttctgacATATTGTATGTGCATGAAGGGTGAGTGCCTTCTAAAGTATTACCTCCTTATAGGCTACAACAGATTCAAAGTCTCTAAGTAACTAAAACAGTGCCATCTTTTGGTTTATTAAAGTTACAGCAGCCATAAAGCCAGAGCATCCATTCCACTTTTTCGACCCTGTGACACACTGCAGACTATGacattctgcaatatcagcactcgtacagcctcttcatccTTTTATATTACTCTGcctacatagagtgacagcagatcaataaattctctacagtttgacaaatattgctgctattggacaacatcatgtacttttgagactttttaggcaagaatgcagttgtttaggttgcaactatgcattttatttatatgaatagtgcctattttaaataattgtgatttCTGAGATACAGCACATTGGCGGccattaagcctggtttatatttctgcgtgctgtttttgttgctctgcaataacacttccgaaacgctagctggcagtgaggcttatatgttcctctgtgttgagtttcttcgctggtgttttgtttataCTAAACACTAAGCATGCGCttggcgcagaagtataaatcagcctttagcctgtcattgagcaaagatggttgacattccaccacaagatggtgacaaagAATGCATGATAAGTCTTTAGAAGAGAAAAGATCAGCTTATTTTCAAACTACAGCAGATGTCAAAACCTAATAAAAATGGTGTGTGACATTCCAAGTCgatttctctcttttgtatgttgtagtgctgtatttgtaccatagtaattgtagtgtattgagtgtgagaagGGACTCACATCAGGAAtatgtgtattttgtgttggccactctttgtataaccctgagttatttttttggttggccatctgtttctaatgagtttattactgcagactagttcagtcgaaagaaagaaagaaagaagaaatgtctgcatgtgtttagcgtttttccttatcgcaaacacaacagtaatctagtagtgtttgctttgttttggctttttcggggttagtTATTGTGATATTctaattgcaacagagaaatactgggaaatgtcattcattttatgttgttcagccttataatgttaaaatgtgagcaaaatcagctgttttgacattacactagagaatcattcaaatacttgctctaaagtgacattagtGAACTAGTAactgcttctgctgttctgacttcagctgcagatgtgaatgaatggaggaagtagttcctcatacaaaagggttttgagcAGGGCCGCTACTGGCCAAGAGGGTGCCCTAAGCGAAATTTTACTGTGGTgaaattacaaacatttatttatttatttatttatttatttatttatttatttatttatttatttatttatttatttatttacataaatatgcatataaacactCAAATTATACTTGAACGTTCAAAtgtttacattacaaaataatagcttacatcaaaataaacactgtCATGTCTTCTGCAGAAACataatttcaaacatttacaaagtgTAAGGAATAAAACCCTCTCTGTACCTGTAGAGATATAAGGTCCTCAGTGCTGCATCCTGTACCTGTGCAGCTGCTGGTGTCTCTGGAGCAGTGCTGGTCAGGCCacctcatcttcttttgtgacAAATTTCAGCATTGACCTCCATGAACAATACAGAAGAAATgagtcatttaaagaaaaaagctCATGACACACCATTAAAACAATAGGCTAGTCCAGCACTCTTCATAATTTGTCTAAACTACAACTAACATGTGATTTAATTTGCACTGTAATCTATGGTGACAAAAGCTGACCCTTCCTTTCAGTATAAATCAAAGACATTTGTGGTTTTTAAGAATGAATCggtgtatttttaaacaaaaaactttgttaacatttagaaaaaaataatcattaatgaattcatgcaataaaaatggtttctggcccgtgatttacagtaatttgactcattttatataattgatctttcagaaatcacagaATATAAGTCGGTTATGTTATTTCATACTGTAATGCACAAAAAAGACTAGAAAGACTTTATTGTCATTGCAGTGATACAAGCACTAACAGCAATAAGAAATTTATAGAAATAGACAAAGCAATAAACAATGATAATTGCTGTCTGCTaagaattatataatatataatcatataacgtaactatataatgataaataatacatacagtaaaataattgtgatgtGCATGTAGCTAGTGTGCAAACTGCAAACAGAATAGTAAAGTATTGCTCAAGTTAAAACCACTAATTGAGGGGAAGAGGGGCAAACGCGAAAAGTCATAGAACATGTCCCGTCTAAAGCACAATGCATAGCAGTTGTAGAGAAGTTTAAACGTTAGCCTCACTAATTTACTTGAACAACCAAAAATATGTTTTCCAGATTCATGGAAGTTTACTGAAAGTGATGCACACGATTCGTCTTGTACTTTCTTCCTCTTCTCGGCTCCAGACTGCTGTTGTCTTTTTTCGTGCATAGAGCTGCAACTTGCATCTATTATAATTATACGCAGCTAGCAGCCGCAAAGATAAGTGAACCGGGACGCGCTACGCACACGCGGCTATGCGCATGCACGAAAAATTACGTCACATGATTGTTTATGCGTCctccttaaaattatttttaaaatttgtttaacaaCATATTATCAATAGATGTTTTATTTACACGCAGTTTATGTtgatataagtaaataaatatcaatagtttttttaaacagtCGAGATGGTGCCCCCCTCCGGAGTTGAGGCCCTACGCAGCCTACGTACTCTGCGTATAAGGAGCGGCGAAACTGGTTTTGagactctgattttttttttatatgtacacaattatgctgtcaagctgttgtataaatgcaatatcacacgagtagcagtgcaatatggctgtatatcatcattgGTGAAACACTAAAGCACTCAGTTAACACACACCTTccatcagtgctgatatacagccatatcgcactgctacgtgtgatattgctcatatacagtatatagcatGCTATATATAGCATGTTTAAAAAATTGGTTAAGTTTATAAGAGCTCAACCACTTTTGCATATTCACACAAACCACTCTACCACCTTGACCATCAGAGCTCATCGTTTCCTGCATTGAGCCTTATGCACTTTTCAGCTGAAGTGTCAGAACAAATGGGCTTCATTGGATGTGAAGCCTGAGTTATCTTCTTAAAAATCTGCAACCTGAAAATGGGCTTAAAATAATGGGGTATTTAGTTCACAAATTTAAGACAATAAGTTATTCTGTTTTAGGCTGCATTCACGGAAGTGGTTTGAGTTACACAGGAAATACTACCTTTGCAGACCACATCATGGTTTTTCCATAATGCAAATGAAGTAGCTTGTTATTTGCTGGGGGGGAACATAAAAGTTTATGTAGTATCAGTAACGTGATCATTAACAATATGATCAGCTGCCAATACAGTGATTTGTATTTCAAGATCTGACCTACCACAATCCCAACCATGAGGTCGTTCTGCATCTTCATCATATTGCTGGCGCTCGTCGCTTTATGCTCAGCTGGTATGTACatccttttattcatttatttattttctcttgaaTGAGTAGACTAAAggaatggatgtttttttttttattcattccattcatacatgcatttattgattattttgcgTAACAACTGAAAGATTTATTTACATCTTTGTTTTTCTCCTACAGTCAGCCAAATAGAGTGCTgcttttcattttccactgtAAGGATACCAGTCAATCAGGTTCAGAGTTATCAAACTACACATTTTGAATGTCACAAGAAAGGGATCGTGTAAGTATTTGGAATAATttcttgattaaaataaatagatattgaATATTAATGCAGATTTTTAAAATCATCTTCTCTTATAAAATTCAGTTTCATCACAAAGATTCAAAAGGAGATCTGTACTGATCCAACTGAGGAATGGGTCCAGAGATTGATGGGGTTGGTGGATGCACGATACATCTTGCAGACGACAAAGAGTGGCTTGGTGGACACACACAGATCCAAACCACTTCATGAGATGCCAGAAACCATTCCTGAAACGGATGCTATGGCAAAGTAAATtgcataatatatattaaatgcttttttgattttttaattattaaagtgcTTTTTACTATGCTAAACCTATAGTAAAACCTATGATTATaagttatagttttattttagcaAACACTGGCAAAGGCTTTGAAATTACCCAAATAAATAGTGATACTGGTTTAAATCTCTGTTCTATTTTGACAGGACAGCAGCATTAATCAAAACGACAGACATGCCACTCGACGAAACAACTTTAACCTCAATACTCAAAGAGTCACAGGACTGGAGAGATGTTGACACAACACAGGAAAATTCAAAGACACAGTAAGTAAAAACCcatatgcatgcatacatacatacttcCTGCAGGATAACGTGCCTTCTTCTAAAGCgttaatcatctcagactgtttttttgaaaattacaatgaattcactgtactcaaatggcctactTTCTAATGCCAAAATCTGCTACAAGAACCTTTTGATTATGTTTAATTGATTCTGCAAATGATGCAAAACTACAGAAAATGTAAATGCCATTTAGCTGAAATGTTGGCTGGGTACAGTatatcaaaatttaaaaaaaaagacctaCCAGGCATTGTAAAAAAACAGATTAGTTTCATATTTTGAAAGAAAAGAACAATCAATCAGAAATCAACTCTAATccaattttaaaaatcatatgaTAACTGGATATATTTTGGCACAGTGAAAGATAATTAAATTTCATAACCCACAGTAAATTCCTTTTCCCCCTATATTTTCATGTATTGATGACACAGCACACATATGATCACACTCTGTTAAAAGTATACTGTATTCAAGGTAAAaaccttgttttaaaaaaaattgcaccTCAGAATTATCAAAAGATTTATCAGCTATCACTGATTGTGTTATAAAGTGTGTGAAATAAGTATTCACActttaaagacgcctctcatataaagaatgaagtcacatgcattgctcaggtggaTTTACTGATCTTtactttgtattttctattggattcgagtcaggggattggctgggccattctacagcttgattttctttctctgaaagcatttgagagtttcattggctgtgttttggatcaatgctttgctgaaatgtccactctggttgcATCTTCATCATTCTACTAATGTGGATGTTGGACTGAAATTAATTAACACTGACGAAGAGAAGAGGGTTGCTTTAATACTTCaatttttttcctgtgtcatttaattttattacacatttcttaggccccatttacactaatatgttttagttttaaaacacataagttttgctacagttacgccttCTGTCCACACTACCCCAGAGTTTTTGGGCCCTGGAAAGGGAGCGTTTTGGAACCGCTGAAGAgactatttctgttttaaaatgctcctgctgcgtgtcagtgtggatgggggaaaacagagacatctgaaaatggatgcgtggctgcagacattcgcgcTACATGTTTGGGGCTTCTTTTAATATCAAGCCTACACAAAGTTTAGGCTTGCATCCTTTTCTTGTAATtacagggttagggttagggtactTTTATAATGTGTACTTTTATAACGTCATTCACCCTGGCTATGTTTCACTATTTTAACAACCCAATGAAAACATGACATAAAGCTATgtcttttttaattgttaaattaacAACTTAAACATAACAGACAACAAAAATGTTAAGGCATCATGGCATTTATATAATCGTCATCTTCCCTCTATAGAAATtttaacaaaacggagcctaattactgcctcctttcatttccattgaaaaataGGAAACATTAGGCTCACTGTGTGGTTTTGGCAATACAGTATGTGCTTAATGTCAGGCTATATGCACACAATAAAGATTAACAGAGGAAATGCATGGTGAAATAGGAAATAGccatctcttttgctgaatataatAATCAGTAAGCATTTTAATcatcaaaaataattataaaagtataaagtaCAATAAGTTAATACGATATTGGAAATAAGGGCAAGCAATCGGTCAAATGTGcggaatcagtgtatgtggttacttAAATTAATAGGTATATTAggttaacttatctttgcgctcagctaAAACACATTCCCTGAGAACAAATAGGCTAATAGATTAAAAGACCGACTTGTTAGATATAGGTCTACTCAAGATGAATTATAGACCACGCTTAACAACTACAGTGCGATGAGATCCAGCAGCAGATTCGGGATGGACTGGTAGACATTCACCTTCTCTCAGCCGGGCAGGTGTGCTCAGTGctcccgctgactgcctggagctcagacgagaGAATACGCTGATCCAGCTATCAGCGCATGCCAGAGCGCGTGTgttcatgtgatgtgcgttttctgCAGTGTAGTGTGGACTGAGAGCTTTTCATAAACGCCAGATGAAACGCCAGAGTGGAAATGGATCGTTTTTATTGTAGAAcgccattttaaaataaaaaaaaaagtattagtgTGAATGGGaccttaatttgtaaactaactaaatttgttttcttttttaatatgtatttctttggttgttatcaacatctgtaTATAAATGACATCTTTTCTCCCATTCCACAGAGTGAAAAAAGAAACTATGTCTTCATAACCACTTAtatattgatcttttttttttctttgccatttaGATCTGCTTACTTCTGCATGTGAGCAGAGGAAGACTTTGCACTTGTGAACTTAAACATTGACTGCATGATGAGGCATGACCAAAATCAAGTAAtacttaattacatttttacatgctTTAGTAGGAACATCTGTAGTTGCTATTCTCaatgttgtattattgttattgttgttgttgttaataaaaagTAAGAAATGTATCCTCTAAGTTAACAGAAAATATTTCTTTTGAATATTTCTttcaagaaatatttattttgatacaACAACTTCTGATCATATAGTTCAACTTAAATTAAgcgtagtttttatttttatgctctatgtacattttttaaagattacattctttaaaatgtcagattttaatgtaaatttgtatttgatgtattctatattttctttatttgcttcaaatgtacatttatgtatAGATATTTTAAGTATGAAATTTCATGACTTCTATTCAtacttttgtttaatttattttcttcaataaactcaaaactcaaatctgtttattttcttattgtactttattaggtacacctgtccaactgcacatTAGCGTAAATTTCTaatttagccaatcacatggcagcaactcaatgcatgtagatatgtagacatggtcaagacgatctgctgcagttcaaaccaagcatcaggaTGGGGAAAAAGGGTGATTTAAGTCAATtagaacgtggcatggttgttgttgccagacaaactggtctgactatttcagaaactgctgatctactgggattttcacgcacaactatttctagggtttacaaagagtggtctgaaaaagagaaaatatccagtgctgCGACATTGGTCAGTATttgccgtcaacaacatgaaatcatggatccatgCTGCCTTTTATTCAGGATGATAGTGGTGGTGTTAagatgggggatattttcttggcacactttgggcccattagtaccaattaatcATCgtttcaatgccacagcctacctcagtattgttgctgacccccatgtccatccctttatgaccacagtgtacccattgtCTTATGGCTCCAGCAGGGtaatgtcataaagcacgaatcatctcagactggtttcttgaacatgccaTTGAGTTCACTGTGAGTTCCCAATGAGTACAAATGGTCTctaagtcaccagatctcaatctaatagagcagctttgggatgtggtggaatgggagatttgcatcatgcatGTGAAGCCGACAAAATCtccagcaactgcgtgatgctatcatgtcaatatggataaaaatctttgaggaatatatccagtagcttgttgaatctatgccatgaaggattaaagcagttctgaaggcaaaatggggtccaatcCAATACTAGCAAGATGTAATTAAAAAGTGCCTG
Protein-coding sequences here:
- the LOC137488600 gene encoding C-C motif chemokine 24-like, which gives rise to MRSFCIFIILLALVALCSAVSQIECCFSFSTVRIPVNQVQSYQTTHFECHKKGIVFITKIQKEICTDPTEEWVQRLMGLVDARYILQTTKSGLVDTHRSKPLHEMPETIPETDAMAKTAALIKTTDMPLDETTLTSILKESQDWRDVDTTQENSKTQSAYFCM